The DNA sequence GGTTCATCTTTGTTCAATGCACATCACACAAGGTCTTATAGATAGTGTGATAGGTCCTCCAGGGCATTCGTCTACTCAAGTTCTACGGTTGGGAAGACTTCTATGTCAATCAAATATCTAAGTTGCGGAAAGGCGAACTAGACACTATCCGGAAGTCGGCGTGCGTAGTTTCGGATTTTAACCAGGCCCTTTGGTGACTGTGTAATTAGCATAGCACAGTCAGGTCTAGTGGCTTGCATTTCTTTTATCCCTCTAGTCGCTTCGATACTCTCATTTGTATGTTCCCCGCTCTGTTGTCACACACTTTGCTGAGGAGGCTGCTTCAGATCACATATTCACTGTCTGGACACGACCTTAACGTAGCGACTATTTTCACGGCCTTACAATTCTTCAATGTGGGTGTGCAATCGACAAGAATTCATGCTATCATACTAACCAAAGTTAATTAGATCATTCGAACACCTTTGATCATGCTTCCTCTCATTCTTTCTGGCCTTGCTGAATTCATAGTCGCTGTACAACGCATAAGCGCATTCCTGACTGCAGAAGAACTAGCAGAACCACCTACCGTTGATTATGAGTCTAAAGACGCTATCCGAGTCGAGAACGCCAACTTTACGTGGGATGCGGTCGTGGGGCTGGAAGAAAAACTCGACAAAAAAGATAAGGAAAAAGAGTCAAAATCGGCCAAAACAGACAAAAAGAAAGCGAAGAAAAGTCGGAAAGCGAAGGGAAATGATGCGGAGGAGTCTTCCGGACTACCTACAACGACAGACAATATTACGGCTTCGGATGCCCTTCAAGGTGATGCACACGCACAGGAGCCATTCCAGCTTAAGAATATCAACATGTCCGTTCCCAAGGGTAGTTTTGTTGCCATCGTTGGTCAAATTGGATCCGGAAAGGTGGGGGATTCCGATCTCTTTATCGTAAAGAAAAGGTGACTGAATCAGTTGATGTAGAGTTCTATACTCAATGCATTGATaggagagatgaagaaaacaAAGGGGCAAGTTACATTTGGAGGAACAGTCGCATACGTTTCTCAAACACCTTGGATCAAGAACGCGACTGTCCGAGAAAACATTACTGACGGGACCGTCGATGAGACCAGGTCGGTTTATCAATGTTTTGGCCACCATAGCTTGGTGAACGATGTCTTGATATAGATTGAATCATATCATCAAGGCGTGTAGTTTGGAACGTGACATCGACTCTTTACCTCGGGGCTTGGATACAGATATCGGCGAGAAGGGGATCAACTTGAGCGGTGGGTGAATCAACCAACTGCGACTCGTTTCCCTCTGAAACGTCTCTAGGTGGCCAGAAGGCTCGAGTGTCCTTGGCTCGTACTGCGTATGCTCAGTCAGACATCGTCCTGCTCGACGATCCATTATCTGCAGTCGATTCATATGTTGGCAAAGAATTACTCGAAAACTGTCTCCTCAACGGGCCATTAGCAAATCGTACCAGGGTTCTCGTTACGCATGCCCTCCACGTACTGGACAAGACCGATTACATTTACGTCGTGGAAGAAGGCATTCTCGTAGAAGAGGGTTCCTACCAGGTAAATGTTCCGCCAGCCTAAAAAGTCGTTTACTTGACCAAGTCAATGTTCAGCACTTGCTCGATAACGGTCCCATATTTTCTCGCTTGATAAACGAGTACGGCCAACAAGACAGCGCTGGTACAAAGACTGGGAGGGTGAAACAAACGACGCTTGATACAATTCTAAAGGACCCTAAGGACAATAAGCTTGCGGAAGCGTTAATGCAAGAAGAAGAGCGAATGACGGGGAGTGTAACTTGGGCTACTTATACTCGATACATACGACACGCCGGTAGTATCCTCTGGGCACCAATCATTCTCGCCTTGTTGGCTCTGTCCCAGGCTTCGGAAGGTAAGAGTGGAGCAAGTCTCAAACAGGATTTTGTTTAATCTGATGTTTTAGTGGGAAACAATTTGACTCTGGGCTTCTGGACGTCGATGAGTATCAAGGGCTTCGACAACGGACAATATATGGGACTTTACTCCGGTTTCGGTACGTCTTGAAGCTTTGCCTCGGTTGCATGCGCACCTTAGGCTGGTATCTTTGTAGGCGCCGGTCAAGCTGTGTTCACTTTCATCGTCAGCTATATCGTAGCGTAAGTGAATCCTCTCGCATAGatatcctttctctttgttCTCATCATCCAACTCAGTATCCAGGGGGTCAACGCAAGCTACAGTATGTTTACCAAAGCTCTCAGAAATGTACTCAGATCACCGGTCTCGTTCTTTGATACCACACCGATGGGTGAGCTAACACACCCTTCTGTTTTTGTCATTCTGATGTAGGACCCAAGGACGAATATTAAGTCGACTTTCCAAGGATCAAGATACCTTGGACACGGCACTTCCGATGAATCTGATGACGGTAATTCACCTCCTTCCAGCAACCCATACGATATCGCTGACCAGGTGACTCCGCGTCCAGTTTCTCTTCATCGTGGCCGCCGTCTTCGGCACTGTGGGACTGGTATTTTACACCATTCCGCTGCTAGGGATTATGTTTGCACCCACCATTGTCGTTTATTATGTCATGTCCGTCTTCTATCGTCGTACCTCGGTGGAAATCAAACGCTTGGATTCGCTCGCTCGTTCGGCGTTTTACAGTTCCTACTCTGGTAAGTACCTTTTCATGAAGTATTTAACAGCTATTGATTTCATTCAAGAAACTCTGACCGGCCTTGCTACTGTCCGAGCCTACAAACATCAGGTATCTTATATACCCTCCCGTTATTTTCCGAGCTGAACGGTCCACATGTCCAGGCTAAAGCTCTCAAAGATGCGGAGCAAAAACTTGATCGGGAAAACCGGGCGTACTACCTGACTGTCACCATGCAGAGATGGCTGGCAGTCCGGCTTGATGTTTTCAGCAATATTTTACTTTTGGGAATCGCACTAGGAGCATCCGATAATAGGACAACCTTGAACCCTGCAAAAGTCGGAGTTGTACTCACGTATGCCTTGAGCAGTAAGTGGTTCGGTTTTGTGTTTGGAGTTCAAATTGGTTTGCTGACAGCAATATCTCTAGTTACCGAAATTTTTTGTGAGTCGAAGCTGTGCCCTGGAATCGCGGTTCCCCTCATAAGTATGATACTACGTTGAAGCCCACATGATAACGACTTTTGCTTCCAATGAACAAAACATGAACGCTGCGGAACGGTTACTTGTCTACACAACGTTGCCATCGGAAAAGGACGAGAAGGAGATCGAGCCTCCGGCTTCTTGGCCATCCAAAGGCAGTATTACCTTCGTGAATGTGGACTTTATGTACCGGGATGGCCTGCCTTTGGTATTGAAGAACGTTAGCTTCCACATCAGAAGCGGCGAGAAGGTGGGTCACATCTTTTCGTTTATAGTAGATCTGAATATTGAATGTTGACTAGATTGGAGTTGTCGGACGAACAGGAGCCGGTATGCATTGCCACAAGTACAGTCTTCAGTTCTGATCCAGCTGAGTCATTTCAGGGAAAAGCTCCATCATACAAGCACTATTCAGGTTCGTGTCTTGACACCCCAAGCTTGTCGAGAGTGTCTCATTGTTTCAATCCTCTCAATCAGGATATCTGAGGTTAAAGGAGGATCTATCGAAGTGGACGGTGTAAATATTAACTCTGTCAGCCTACAACGACTTCGGACGGGGATGGCTTTGGTTCCTCAGGACACAACATTGTTTCTGGGTAGCTTGCGAGAAAACCTGTACGGCCTGATGCGTTGTCTTAGTTGTGTGCCCAAAAGACTCATCATCTTGTTTCGAACACAGGGATCCGCTGCATACACGAACAGATGCCGAACTTATCTCCGCCATGAGAAGGTCATGGTTATTGCCCTCGGATAGAAGTGGTGATCAAGCTGGAGATACAAGATTTACTTTGGACTCGACTGTCGGTGATGAAGGTATGGTAACGAAGGTTGATGATCTCTCGCTTATCATCTAACAACCGTCGACTAGGAACTAATTTCAGCGCCGGAGAAAAGCAGCTAATTGCACTCTGTCGAGCCCTTGTTCGCCAAAGTAACATCCTTGTTCTGGTAAGCTTCCCTTAAACCTCGCATGTACATCTGATAGTCAACGGTGACTCTCTCTCAAGGACGAAGCAACCAGCAGTGTCGACGTAGAGACGGACACAAAGTTGCAACAGACCATCCAGAACGAATTTGCGAGCTCTACAATTCTATGTGTAGCTCATCGGCTGAACACGATAGGTGAAAAATCTCATACTTGAGGATGATAACATACTGATCCTGGAACAGCACATTACGATCGAGTATTGGTCGTGGACGACGGGAAGGTAGCAGAATTTGACAAAGTGCTCACCCTGTTCGATAACGAAGGCTCGATATTCCGCTCTCTATGCGATGAAGCAAACCTTGGAAGGGAGGATATAGTTAGGATTCGTGAAGCTCATTCCCAACATCACTCACATACTAGCTAAGACCCGATTCAGCCTTAAAATTTAACCACTCACAAGATAACGAGGTAACATTAATTATTCTAAGTTATGTAATGGATAATCGATAAATCCCCATTCACGTACGCTTCACCGACAACGGGTGATGTACTGTGATGTATCACCGTTTCCGAAACAGTTGGCGGATGGTGCGACGAAAACCACACGCCGGCTGTAAGAGACTGGAAGCCATACGACTTGCATCTGGAAATACTGGGTCCTCTTACAAACTACATGGTTACCCTCGCGGACCGTCGAGAGCACTCTGAAGAAATCATGGTGCTCGGTTGGAGGCTGAGAGTATCACAGTATCAGTgaggttcaaacgttcatcgCGCGCACTTACCCTTTTACCATCACCATCCTCCCATTAAAGACGGTGCCCGACAACTTCCTCGAATCCTGGAGGAGTTGGTATTTCGAATTTCCTGCAGGTCATGGAGGGATAGGAGATTATAAAAGTGGAGGTCATCAGTATTCGAGCGCCGTTACTCCTTCACTCTGAACCAACCGCTACATACAAACTTCAAGTTGACCACGACGACCGGTAATACAAGGTGTATGTTGCTTGGTATTGTAGCACAAAGTCTTCTTACTCCTGCTATTGTCCTTTGCACGATTTTTCTGACAAGTACTGTTGTTCGGTGTAGAGATTAACGAAGCTCGAGCACATGCCTATGTGTAACCTCGTGGATCACTGTACCCACCACATGACTGTTTGGCTGCAGTCTCAATCTGTATTGCCATGCAGGACCTTTCAAGGTTTTGAATTGAATCCCGAGCCGTCATTGCTATAAAATCGACCCCGACTCCGAGCCCGTGAAGGAAGCACATCATGCTTTGTCGCCTCATCCAAATTCTCCTGGTATCCCTTCCCTTCACGTCTTTCGTCCTCGGGCAAGAGAGATGGTTTACCACTGCAACTTACAAGAACGTAAACGCGTCAATCGCGGCTGATCCTCACGTCCATTGGGACGCAAGAACGAAACAATACTGGGCTTACAGTACCGACGGCGCCGACGAAGGTTGGCATTTTGGGATTTATACCTCGCCGGACTTGGGGATCTGGAGGAAATTGCCCGGAGGTGCGATCAAGGCTGATGCGAGTACTAGTAGGCTATGGGCAGACGATTGGTTCTGGGCTCCAGAGTGTTATTACAATGAGCAGACGGGGTGGTATTTCTTGTGAGTCACCACTCGAAGGATTAAACTTGTTTCCTTATTCGTATCCTCCGATCCAGATTCTACGCTGGAAAGATGCTTAACGGAACTAACGTTGCAAAAAATTTCAAGTGCGTCGTGCTGTCCGGTAATTGCGCCTCCTACAGCGATTAACACCTTCCCGTTGTTTGAACAGATTTCCTGACTTTGAAGAAGCGAGTAAAGTAGGCGTAGCTGTTTCTCGCTCGCCAGAAGGCCCTTTCGTCAACATCGATAGTCGTCCGATTGATTACTATCCCTTTGACCCCGACTACAATGACGTTAATCTCATCATGTCACCACCGTATCTCGTACCACCCAAGTCCTTTGCAGAAGGCCAGAAAGCTCCTAAGGGGACTTACATTCCGTTTATCGACCCCAACGTGTTCTTTGACTACGGTGAAGGTGGCCAACTCGACGGGATTTACTTGTTCTTTTCCAGGAACTGCTATAGAAATTGGATTTGGGATGACAAATACGGGAAGTATGTGGAGGAAAGCAACATCTATGTTGTCAGACTGGATGAAGCTTGGTGGTGGGACGGTGAGGCAAAGACGATGCCAGGCGTTCACTCGGAGTTCAGAAATGTGAACCAAGGAAAGGTCCAAAATTGGCAGAGCCGTGTCAACGAGTCCTTCCCGGGACCGGACcggatggatggatggatttCGATCATTTCTCGATCCCTGCAAGCACAGGTAACGTTTGTTTTTACAAGCAGTGCTACctctgaatatttgaatgccCCTTCTAGATTTGGGAGGATGCTCATGTTTTTGACTACGCTTCGAGCAACGGGACCAAGAAAGATCGTCGTTGGTCCGAGGGGTCAACGACAGTCAAACACCTGGATTCATCCGGACGGCCCGTCTATTTCCTAACGTATAGCTCAAACAAGTGAGGGCGATTCCTTTCCTTACGTCATTGATCTGACGCATCCAACAGTTTCGAGTCCGTGGATTACGGAGTGGGATATGCTTTCTCTACTTCCGTTACTGGACCATACACCAAAAGCGATTCCAATCCGATCCTTTCGCAGGACGCTAGTCGTATGTTTTCGTTTTTTGTCGATCGATCCCGGGAATGTAACGTGATTCCGACAGGCTCGATCTACTCAACTGGTCATGGTTCGATAGTTTCCGTCAAGCAATCCAATGAGTTTTACTATACTTACCACGCGCGTTCGTCCCCAGTCGCTCCGCGATCCCTCTATAATGCCCGCTTGTTCATCGACCCAGACGAGCTTTACGTCGGATTTGGCTCAAACTGGGGTGACATGCGTATTCCCAGCGGAGTTGCGCCGTTGAAAATGGAGGTCAACCCCAGTTCGTCGGGGTATCAGGTTGAAGTGAAGAGTGCAGATGGCACGTCGTTCAATCTGGACCACCCTGGGAATCGAGTGAGGGTTTTGGTTAGCGGGTTGCAAGTCGAGGCGCAGATGCAAGCGGAAGGACTTGTGAATGTGAATTTGATGGACGCAAGAGCGAAGCTTGGCGTCAATGATACTGGTGTGACATTCAGATACCAAAGGGCGAGATACAATTCGAGTGAGGGTTGGGCGGATGTTGAGCAGTTTCAAGGTGCAGGTAACGCGAAAGATGCTGAATATGTACAAGTTATCGTAAGACTGTAGTACTTATTCTTCATATCACATTTGGCCCAGTCTGACAACGTCCAGTAAATAAAGAATGGATATGTCATGTTCAATACCATACACAGGAGAGCATTACTGAGATACTCAGGAACTTTAGCAGTCCAATTGACTGGCACCAACGAGCGCACCCAGCGCAGCTGCTTGCGTTGAAGCATTCTCAACGGCCGCCTTAGCCCCTTTCGCTGGCCAGTAGTTGTTAAAGACCCCTTCAGTATCTTGAGCATTGGCCAACACCTTGTCTGCCTGACTCTTGACAAAGTTGGCGTATTTTCCGTTATTATCCTTGCCGGAGATGCGTAGGAACCATGACCTGTATAATAATACAGCATGAACTCGAGTCGTGGGAGGCACGAAATGCATCAACATACATATAATAGATAGCAATGCCCTTGAACGATGCTTGGTCGGCGTTACATTTGTTCTCATCCGCAGTTTCGCAAAGCTCTCTGAGAGCACCGTCAATGGTCAGCTGTGCCATGATAGCGTCCATGATCGAGAACGCATCCGTTACGGCAGATTCATCTTGAGCATCTGAATGCGGGAATGAAGGTTAGACATGCGGATAATGCTGAAAAGACATCCACGGACATTTGCTAAGGAAACCCAAGCCTACGAGGACGACACCCTGATTGTAAGTCCAGGTGGTTTGGCCGTTATTCACGCATGTTCCGTCCTTCGTGAGCCCGTCATTGAATACTGTACGGCAGAAGAATTAAGGGCGAGGCAGATAAAGTCATAAACGATTTACGAACATCCGTTTGCACCGCGCATTCCGGATTCTTTCAGCCATTTCCAGACTAGAACGTTCATCGGTGAGTGAATGGTACTTGAATAGAGGAAGGGACGCACCATTCTTGAGATTGTCTAGGTATTTCTGTTCCTTGGTCGCCTCATATAACTGACCGGAGGTAGCCAAATACAGTTCATTGGTCTACAAAAACAATTAACGTCAATTGAATAGCGTCGCTAGATATATTGAAATCTGATACCCACTATAGCGTTCTTGTAGTCTCTGGCGCCACTCCAAAACACTGTTCACCGTTAGTACAGATGAACATATATCTCAAAAGACCGTGGTCTCTTACATCCACCACCACAAGTGCTCGTGTCCAACGCCGTGCTGGCAATGTCATAAAAGTGCTTTGCGCGCTCTAGGTTTCCAGCGGTCAGGTAGGTGGTGGATACCCATTGTACGTCATCGTACGACTCCCCGTGCTCGAGATGATCCTCCTGGCCGAGAAACACGGTGTCAATTACTCCGGAGGAGATGTTTGAGCCAGACACAGCATCAACTAGATGAATTGGTTGCGTCACGGTGTGAAACGAACAAACTTGAAAGAGCATACGTTGCAGGAGATAGAAGTTATCAACAGCAGATATCCAAACAGCTTGATCGTACGTTCCGTTCTTGAAATACGTTGATTGCAAGTTCTTTGCAGCGGTTTTTGCAGCGTCAATATATTTCTGACAGGCAGCGTAGGTATGGGAGGCCAataagagggagagagaggaagaaacGAGAAATTTCATCGCGGTTTGGTGATGTTGGTGGAAGTCTCTGAGGAAGTTGGCACACTGTCGTAAGTTCCTCAGaatatgtatgtatgtacgtGTGAGCCCCACCTACATATTGGTCCACAAATGATAAAGTACTCCGATGAGATCGTCGTTGTATCAAGGCTTGACTTTGCAACTCCCGGCCGTCGTCATGTTGTTCTCTATGTCCACAGCGGAAAGAATGTCGGAAACATGTGTCTTGAGCACATTCCACAAACTTGAAACGTCGCATCGATCAACAAGGGAACTGCCGGAGTTACGTGTCTTACCGCTCGGCATTTAAATCATAACGACACCCGGCTACACGGTCACGGGACTGCCCCTTCAACACACTGTCACCAACATCAGCCAACATCTCGATCTACGCCATGAGCTCACCTTCCAAAGGTTTTCACAGACTCCTCTATCGCGGTGCACTCCTTCTTCCAGATTCTCATCTTCTCCTCGATGGGATTACATTCTCTGCACGTCTGGATGCCGAACACAAGTTACTCGATAATCCTCTGGCATTAGCTCTGGAAAGTATGCGTGGAATACAGACTCTTCGATTCTTGGGTACCGCAAGTTTGCACGATGTCTATATGGATACTAGTGGTGATATCTTAATGTGAGTAACTTTCAATTTCAACTTGTGATCGTGAATACTCACGTTCCGTTAGGGACATTCATCCTCAAGCCACGCTGTCAAGGATATATTTTGAGAACATGTTCTGTCTCCCAACAACCTCTTCTGATACGCTTGGGGTCAGGGTTTCACTTGGTGACTCCAGTGCGTCCCCACCATTTACATCGTAACCACATCGATTAAAAACGCCCTTAGACGGACCCGAGACCACCCAGATCATTATTTATGTTCGCCATATCTTTTCTGATGACAATTGTCCAATAGCAGAGCTCGCAGTAGCTCGGATAACCCCAGGACCCCCTGTTCGTTTACCTCGCCCAGATGACCCCACTCCACGAAAGCCGCCCACGCTTCCTATCAGTCGTCCTCGCGAGGTTCGAAGACTTCCGAACGCTAATATTCCAACTACAAGGAAACAGAGCGTGCTACCCCCTTCACTAGCAGCGAATTTGGGTGGCGATGTGCGGTTGGGGAAAGTCCAGTCCGAATTTAAAGTCCCTCAGTTGCCGGCGAAGGTGAACAAGGCAAAGATAACAAAGCTTAAGgataaaggcaagggtaaGGCATTCGAAATTGCGGATGTTGATGATGTATTTGCCGTTGGATTAGCTGCAAGCACGAATAAGGGTGCGAAACGGAAGAAAggggaagatggagaaaatGCAGTCGAGAATGAAACTCCATTGGAGAGAGAGAATAAGAACGTGAGTGTTATGAAGTTGTTGGTTTTGCTATTTCGACTAGTTTGGATATCTAGCTCATCAAGAAGGTCACTGTACATCGACTTTCAGTCCTTTCCATCACAAAGGCACATCCGGAATGGAAAGAGTTGTTCAACTACGTGTATAGAGGCGTTGGATTTGCCCTGGTATGGCCATTTCGTGTACTGAGTCAAATCGTCTGATTTCACGTTGACTATTCAGCGATCGGATATAAAGCTTCATCTCGTCGAAGAACAAACCATTGATCGTTTAGTAGCGACGCATATCGGGATGTATGTTGACGTTCGTGCAGGAGACAAGTGAGGGGGCTTGGAAGGGAATGGTGCCTCATTTTCAACAACTTTTCGGAGGTAAATCGAATACCAAACTTGCGTTTTCGGACAaaattattcattctccatTTAGGTACGCAAGGCTGATTGAAAGCGTGCCGATCATTCATAACGGATAGCCGAGTTTCCTCACTTGTTTTCGCAACCCTTTCCAAGAGTCAAGTGGAACAAGCGAAACTGCTCCCTGCGTTTCATGATGACCTACTGGTCCGAGGACCACGAAACTCACCCTCGCCCCCTCCCTTAACATTCCGAGTAACCTTTCGTGTTACTCGGGAACCAACCTGGAACCTCGTGTGACGAATACAGTTCGACGTCTCGTCTGCGTCTTAGGAAGCTTTTACTATCAGTGTTACGCCTGAAAAACGCGTTTGTCACAAGTCACGATTTAGGGTCGGCTCATGTTACCGTGTTGTCGGACGATCATAAGCTCTTACCGACCTCGAGGATA is a window from the Marasmius oreades isolate 03SP1 chromosome 6, whole genome shotgun sequence genome containing:
- a CDS encoding uncharacterized protein (CAZy:GH76) encodes the protein MRRFKFVECAQDTCFRHSFRCGHREQHDDGRELQSQALIQRRSHRSTLSFVDQYCANFLRDFHQHHQTAMKFLVSSSLSLLLASHTYAACQKYIDAAKTAAKNLQSTYFKNGTYDQAVWISAVDNFYLLQLDAVSGSNISSGVIDTVFLGQEDHLEHGESYDDVQWVSTTYLTAGNLERAKHFYDIASTALDTSTCGGGLFWSGARDYKNAITNELYLATSGQLYEATKEQKYLDNLKNVWKWLKESGMRGANGLFNDGLTKDGTCVNNGQTTWTYNQGVVLVGLGFLSKYAQDESAVTDAFSIMDAIMAQLTIDGALRELCETADENKCNADQASFKGIAIYYMSWFLRISGKDNNGKYANFVKSQADKVLANAQDTEGVFNNYWPAKGAKAAVENASTQAAALGALVGASQLDC
- a CDS encoding uncharacterized protein (CAZy:GH43) encodes the protein MLCRLIQILLVSLPFTSFVLGQERWFTTATYKNVNASIAADPHVHWDARTKQYWAYSTDGADEGWHFGIYTSPDLGIWRKLPGGAIKADASTSRLWADDWFWAPECYYNEQTGWYFLFYAGKMLNGTNVAKNFKFPDFEEASKVGVAVSRSPEGPFVNIDSRPIDYYPFDPDYNDVNLIMSPPYLVPPKSFAEGQKAPKGTYIPFIDPNVFFDYGEGGQLDGIYLFFSRNCYRNWIWDDKYGKYVEESNIYVVRLDEAWWWDGEAKTMPGVHSEFRNVNQGKVQNWQSRVNESFPGPDRMDGWISIISRSLQAQIWEDAHVFDYASSNGTKKDRRWSEGSTTVKHLDSSGRPVYFLTYSSNNFESVDYGVGYAFSTSVTGPYTKSDSNPILSQDASRSIYSTGHGSIVSVKQSNEFYYTYHARSSPVAPRSLYNARLFIDPDELYVGFGSNWGDMRIPSGVAPLKMEVNPSSSGYQVEVKSADGTSFNLDHPGNRVRVLVSGLQVEAQMQAEGLVNVNLMDARAKLGVNDTGVTFRYQRARYNSSEGWADVEQFQGAGNAKDAEYVQVIVRL